The sequence TAAGCAATACTCTTCTTCCCGTCTACCATAAGGCAGTTCACAAACTTGGTCACCAAAGTATCATTGAACTTCGGATCAGGAAGAATATATCTCTTTTTCGGTTTCGCTTTTCTCATTGTTCAGTTTGTTTTCTAATGTTTATTTTTTGTCCTTAGGACGCTTAGCACCGTACTTGGAGCGACCTTGCTTACGGTCTTTCACCCCTGCTGTATCCAGTGCACCTCGGATGATGTGATAACGCACACCAGGAAGATCCTTCACACGACCACCTCTGATCAATACGATAGAGTGCTCTTGCAAATTATGTCCTTCTCCTGGAATGTAAGCGTTCACT comes from Echinicola vietnamensis DSM 17526 and encodes:
- the rpsL gene encoding 30S ribosomal protein S12; the encoded protein is MPTIQQLVRKGRTTLVTKSKSRALDACPQRRGVCTRVYTTTPKKPNSAMRKVARVRLTNGKEVNAYIPGEGHNLQEHSIVLIRGGRVKDLPGVRYHIIRGALDTAGVKDRKQGRSKYGAKRPKDKK